Genomic DNA from Brassica oleracea var. oleracea cultivar TO1000 unplaced genomic scaffold, BOL UnpScaffold00852, whole genome shotgun sequence:
CTGTTTGAGCAAGTTGAACATCAATCCTCTTTATGTGGTTGCTCACAGTATCATACTTTGTATTCAGCTAGGTTAACATGTTGTCCATCCTGGTGTTGATGTCTGCAGAAACCTGATTCAATGACTTGCCCTGAATCTGCATACCCTACAACAgctgttgcatcatcatacccagacccttcagctcatctggtTGACTATTCCCGGCAGCTGGAATAGCTTGTCGATTGCTCTGCGGTTGTcgctggttctggttctgaatcTTCTCGGCCGTAGCTTGCTCCATGCTGAAGACGTGCCCTTGGTTATTTTTCAGTAGTTGATCAACCTTGGCAGTCAGCTCATCTATCTTCTGGGTGTCGAAACTGTTCCCTTTCTTGGAGTGATCGCTCTCCTCGTTCTTATTGGCTGAGGTAGCaaccatgttctcaatcagctcaaacgctccatcagtggtctgagtcatgaagtctACATTGCTGGCAGAGTTCATAGCACTCTGAAATTCCCAGtcaactccatcatagaaaatttcCAAGAGGTAgtcatcatcaaatccatggtgaggacattctctgcgatagtcattgaagcgctcccatgcgtcacagaaaggctcatcagtgagctgtctgaaggaggtgatcttgttcctcaatgcagTTGTTCTCGCCTTAGAGTAGAAATGGTTGAGGAATGCTACTCGGACCTGTTCCCATGAAGTGAGAGAGCCGGTAGGGAGAGAGTTCAACCACCGTGCAGCTTTTCCATtaagagagaatgggaataTCATGCACTTGATGTAGTCTGGTGGTACGCCATTCGCGCGAGTGAAACTGCAGACTTTTTCGAAGCCctcaatatgctccattggaattttgtagagagaccagagaacacctttctctgtactagaccgatcaaagaaggcttgatctcgaagtcctgCCTAGTGCAGGGTGGAGGAACTATGGCAGAACGAGTAGTAGGGATGTTACAAGGAAGGTTTCTCTGCCCGATTGAAGCAGTCTGCGCCTGTTGTTCCTGCTGCTGCTGAGCAGCTTGTTCCTGCGCTTGAATGGTCTGTTGCAActgttgcatctgctgctgcATGAGTGCCATTGCAGCAATAAGATCATCCTGATTGGCTTGATCACCCATAGTGGTGTCGGATTGCCTTGGTTGTTGATGATTTGTTCTTTCAAACCTTGCTAGCTCCTGGTTGGTAAGTGTAACTAACTCTCCTTGTgcgtttctccgagtatgtctactggttaTGCACCTGAAAAATTAGCTGCAACAAAAAGGAAAGAGCAAGTTAAatgtcttagactaaataaataaccgaaaaataaaggtaaaaagatggtccccggcaacgacgccaaattgatattacgtgtatacgcacatcaattaacctaatgtgcacactaccacaatcgaatggtatgtcgatgtagcattttaggatcgaatccacagagaccaatgattacactttatttctatagaatcaatatcaagctaaggAACGTCTTGGAACTATTGAAGTGACCAACCTAtctaaaaaaagttttgaaaggAAAACGCACCGTTTTGTGAAAGGCGAAAAAAGGCGATTGGCGACGACGGATTTCGAGATGGATACGGCAGATCCGCCGGGCTTGCCTAGCGCTCTAAGGGGTGGTAGGGAAGATCAGGATACGCGTAATACGTGTACGAATCATGATGCAGCGGTTGTTGAGAAGGAGTTCGAGAAACAAGACGGATCTGGGAAACAGATTGTCTCCGAGAAATTGGGAAGATCTGAGATGGATCAAGTGAAAGTAGGGGAAGATTTAACGAAACAGAGTCGATCTGAAATCAACTCAGATCAAATGAAGAAAGGAGGACCATCGAATGGTTCATCATGGGTAGAAGTTGCGCAGGAAAAGAAAATTCTGAAACAATATGTGATTGATATTACTGAGCAGGAGGGTCAAAAGACAGTAGAGATTCCAGATGATATTAGAGAGAATGTAAATCATATATGGGAGGATTTTCTGATTGGAAAGTTTTTGGATACGGCTCCATACATTGCAAGGGTTCATGCCATTGTAAACAGGATCTGGTCTCAAGGGGGGAGTTTCCAAAAGATAGAAGTGTTTGAAGTGGATGCTACAACTATGAAATTTAGAGTCACAAATCCGATGATTAGAGCTCGGATTTTCAAAAGAGGCATGTGGAATATCGGTAACATACCACTGGCTGTCACCAAATGGACACCGGAAGAGCTAAAGGTGAAGCCGGAAATCAAGTCTATTCCATTATAGGTACACCTTAAGAATGTGCCCTTGAACATGTTTTCATGGGAAGGTTTAATTTTCATCACGAGCGCAGTTGGGTTCCCAGTTAAACTGCATCCTGAAACCGCTTCTTGCTCAAACTTCAAAGTTGCCAAGATATTTGTGAATGCAGATTTGTCAAAGGAATTGCCCACGAAGATAAACTTCACAAAGAATGGCAAGTCCTCATTGGTTGAGTTCATATACCCGTGGCTTCCTTTACGGTGCCATACTTGCAAAAGATGAGGACATGAGGAGAAATCATGTGTAATGAACAAGAAAGATGGTGTGGGAATGTCAGACCAgctaaaaaaagaatatgatttTGGAAACTAATGGGAAGGATAAGAAGACTATTGAGAAGTTCAAAGTTAATGAAGATGATGAGAGAGTAGTGATAATAAATGACGAGATTGAAGAGGGACAGATAGTAGAGCAGTGGTTGGATACGACGCAGGGTATGACTAGTAGAAGTCCTACAAAAAGAGCTCTGAAATATGGAGAGTTGAAACTTTTGACCCCTTCAAGATACGAGGTGCTTAATGAAGTCAATGAAAACGGGGATTTGATTGATCAAAATGAGAAGCAAAAAGAGATTGTGATAGAAGTAAGTGAAGTGGAagaaaaggaggaagaagacatAAGTATAATATTAGTGAATAATGAAGATGTCATAAGTGAGATAGAAGCTCAGAAAGAAGATGGTAGATGTGTAACCGAGACTAATAAGGAGGAAGAAGGATGCGAAATAGAAGCAAATAAAGAGGTTGAGAGTAATGAAGCTAATAAAGAGAATGATATAAGGGATGTTGAGAATAACATGGAGGAAgttcaaaaagaagaaatggTAAAATCTCCCACGTATTGTGAGATTGTGAGGAGTGATGCTGGAAAGGTAACTCCACATAAGTCTACTAATGCTGAGAAGGTACAGGTTATTAGACCTTCATTGCCAAGAACATCAAAAACGTTTCATAAGGTGTTCCCAGAGAGTTCAGTGCCTGTTAATCCGGGTAGAAAAGTCACTCGAAAAGCCTACATATGACGGGGTTTTTCTGGAATGTAAGGGGGTTCAACAAGTTTTCAAAACATGAAGTTGTGAGAAACTGGATTCGCATAAAGGAGCTGAAGTTTGGTTGCTTGATAGAGACCAGAGTAAAGGAAAATAAAGCAAAGCAGATTGTTTCAACAGTTTTTCAAGATTGTTCTTTCATCAACAACTATGAATTTAGTAGAAAAGGGAGGATATGGGTAGTTTGGAGTCCACAAGTGCGGGTTACACCAGTTTTCAAGTCAGATCAAATTATAACAGTCTCAATTTTATTGGAGGGGGATAATGAGGAATTCttctgttcttttgtttatggaGAAAATTTAAAGGAAGATAGAAGAGAGCTATGGGAGGATATCAAAGCTCATCAAGATTCGGCAATGTTTAGAGGGAAACAATGGATTATTATGGGGGATTTCAATGAGATTCTTGATGGTGAGGAACACTCTAGCTATCAGGATTCGGGGCTCAGTAGTGAAGGAATGCGGGAATTTGAGAGTGCAGTTCAGTATTGTAGACTTATGGATCTTGGATGTCAAGGACCAAAGTTCACTTGGTGTAACAAACGTCAGGAAGGGCTTATTTGCAAAAAATTGGATCGGTTTTTGGTTAATGATATTTGGCTGCACAAACAAGATAAATCTTATGGAATGTTTGAAGCGGGGGGTTGTTCTGATCATTTGAGAGGAAGGTTTCATCTAAAAGCAGAAGCAGTGGGGAAGCGGAGGCCTTTCCAGTTCACAAATGCGGTCGCAGAGACACCGGAATTTCTAAAGTTGATTGAAGACTACTGGAAAGATACTCAACCTCTATTTCAATCAACTTCAGCTCTTTTCCGATTTTCAAAATCTCTCAAAGGTCTGAAACCTCTCCTCCGAGGATTGAGTAAGGATAAGTTAGGGGATTTGACTAAGAGGGTTACAGAAGCTTATAACAATCTATGTGAGAAACAAGAAAGGCTGCTCATGGGGCCGTCAGGTGAGACTATTAAGGAAGAGTTGCTGGCAGCAGAGAGATGGCAAAGGATTTCTGGTATTGAGGAGAAGGTGATAAAACAGAGGTCTAAGATGCATTGGTTGCAGCTGGGTGATGGCAACAATAAAGTCTACCATAACGCAGTAAAGGTGAGGGAGACAAGGAATGCGATTAGAGAGATCAAATGCCCATCTGGTTGTGTGGCAACATCTCACGAAGATATCaaaaatgaagcagagagattCTTCAATGAGTTTCTGTCTTATGAGCCGCCAGAAATACAAGGAGTTTCGGTAGAGGAGATGCAACAACTATTAACTTTTCGTTGCTCTAACGAAGAAAGGGCTCAGCTGACAAAGACAGTTTCAAGTGAAGAGATCAGAGATGTATTATTTCGAATGCCAAATGACAAATCTCCGGGTCCAGATGGTTATACAACGGAATTTTTTAAAGCGTCGTGGAGCATTATTGGAAAGGATCTTACTATAGCAGTTCAATCCTTCTTCAGTAAAGGTTTTCTCCCCAAAGGCTTGAATACAACTATATTGGCTTTGATACCCAAGAAAGACAATGCAACTGAGATGAAGGATTATAGGCCAATATCATGTTGCAATGTCCTATACAAAGTGATATCCAAGATCATTGCTAATAGGTTAAAAGGTACTCTCCCTAACTGCATCTCTCATAATCAGTCCGGTTTTGTTAAAGATATGCTGTTAATAGAGAATTTGCTACTAGCAACAGAAATAGTTAAAGACTATCATAAAGAGGATGTTTCACCTAGATGTGCTCTGAAAATTGATATTGCAAAGGCTTTCGATTCTGTTCATTGGCCTTTTCTACTGAACACTTTGAGAGCTTTAAACATTCCGGAGCAGTTTGTACATTGGATAGAGCTCTGCGTCTGTACTCCTTCATTTTCTGTCCAAGTTAATGGAGAGCTAGCAGGTTTTTTTCAGAGTAAAAGAGGGCTGAGGCAGGGGTGTGCTTTGTCGCCATACTTGTTTGTTATTTGCGTGGATGTTTTATCTCATCTTCTGGATAAAGCAGCTTCTCAGAAGATTATTGGCTATCATCCTCGTTGTCAAAACATTCCACTCACTCATTTGAGTTTCGCAGACGACTTGCTTGTATTCACAGATGATACTAAACGCTCTATAGAGAATGTTCTAAAAATCTTTGAAGATTTTGCTGCTATGTCTGGTTTGAGGATCAGCTTAGAGAAGTCCACATTATATACAGCGGGCTTATCTGATAATCAAGAAGGTGATATCCTAAACGCTTTTCGTTTTGCATCAGGGGAGCTACCGGTTCGTTATTTAGGTCTTCCTTTACTTCCAAGAAGAATGACAGTGAATGATTATATGCCTCTGGTCgaaaaaataaggaaaagaaTGAGTTCTTGGACAGGCAGATTCTTGTCTTATTGGGGCGCTTACAGTTAATCAGTTCTGTTATTACGAGTATGGTGAATTTCTGGATGTCAGCATTCAGACTCCTAATAGTTGCTTAAAGGAAATTGAAAGCTTGTATTCAGCATTCTTATGGTCTGGTCCAGATTTAAAAACGAGCAAGGCTAAAGTAAGCTGGAAGGATGTGTGTTTACCTAAGCAGGAGGGTGGATTGGAGCTCAGACCACTGAAGGAAATTAATGTTGTTCTTGGTCTGAAGCTATTATGGAGGTTATTTTCTGCTCGGTCTTCTTTATGGGTAAAGTGGATACACTGTTATCTGATACGAAAGGGTTCTTTCTGGTCGATGAGAAGCAATGCAAATGGATCTTGGATGTGGGGAAAGATTCTGAAGCTTAGAGAACTTGACAGGTCCTATCTTAAGATGGAAGTAAATAATGGAAAGCACACGTCGTTTTGGTATGATTCTTGGTCTCATTTGGGTTATCTAAAAGGACGGTTGGGAGACAGAGGAACGATTGATCTCAGAATAAAGGAGAATGCGTTAGTAGCGGATGTATTGAGTAATCATCGTAGTAGAAGGAACAGGCTGGTGATTTTTAATGAGATAGAAGATGAGATTAACAAGATGAGAGCTAATATCAGTCAAGATGATGATATACCGCTTTGGAGGCAAAAAGATGATAGATTTGCTAATCAGTTTTCCACGAAGAAGACTTGGTTGTATATGCGTCAGTCTCAACCAAATTGTAATTGGAGCAAGGGCGTGTGGTTTTCTCAATGCACTCCGAAATACACGTTCATAGCATGGGTAGCCATTAGAAATAGATTGCAAACCTATGACAAGATGCAACTATGGAATGCTACAATAGATACAGTATGTGTGCTGTGTCAAGAAGAGCGGGAGATTTGTCAGCATTTGTTTTTCAGATGTCGATTCTCTGCAAAAATCTGGGAAACTCTGGTTGGTGGAATCATGAAAGAGGCTTTCACTACTGACTGGAATGTGATTCTGGAGCTGATAGCTAATCCTAGAGGCACATTGACAGAAGGTTTTCTTCTCCGGTATACATTTCAAACGCTGATCCATAGCATTTGGAGAGAGCGTAACGGCCGTAAGCATGGTGAACAACCAAAGGATGAGACAGTTATGATCAGATGTGTTGATAGAACAATTCGATTGAAATTACTAGCAGTAAAGGGGAAAGGGAAGAAGTGCTTTGAAGAAAGTTTGAGAATATGGTTTGGAACAAGAGCACAAAGCTCTGTTCAGTCTGAAGTTTAAAGGgaatttgttcttttttatttcttgcttTTGATTACATATTAACAATAGAAGCAGTTgatgtaaatatgttttgattgaataaaattttacattcattaaaaatatatatatatatatatatcaagctaAAACCATACGGGGGTTTTAAAGTTAatttcgtaacaagcaagtaagagaacgatttaaggtttttcagatgattaaaaatgctagcctagggtggtttgatcgggtgttaaacaagtgtgtgccaaacaattattcaagttcaattaagagtaaatctagaactcggatcactcaggttgaatcaacccactctcgtggtattgattcctttgcaagtcggtcttgatgcctaaactctcgtttggatcaagacgcgctagcaagctttagaAATCAAGTctgatatgttcacaatacaccctaatatctactctcgctgactagggatgcaatgctcattcataacagatctacCAACCTATTAAACGATTAATGAACAtgttaaacctaggatctaacattaagcggccagtttaatgcaagcattaagaatagttatgaatgaagacaatcaagggattcacttatctatgtttaactcacgaatctaacaccctaacaccctagactaagcaagtggattactcagccatggacagagaaaatatagagataacagatgaaagaaaacatatctgaatcaataataaaaagcaaagagggtttagaaatcttctccaaagGATGTATAGATTTTTCTCCCTTAACAAGAGTAcaagttttctctctctaaaatctTTCTAAAAAATAGCTTAGAATGTCTAGAATAATAAAAAACGATATGTATGCAGGTCTGTGGCGGCCAAGGAGTAAAAGGGGGAAGCTCTAggtaaaatcccgaaatatttgaaaacttccttaaaaatctctgcggCTGGAACAGGCATGTCAGACTGCTCCGCACGACTGCTCTGCGTGAAAAACTCCAAATTGCACTAtttattctcttcttttcctccaactggtttatctcccatccaatgcaactccagacctgtaatgattcgaaaaggactaggaagactcgataaagacttgaaaaccaattagaaaacatatatacaagatgccaaaaacaccatatatcagagACCGCCATGAATTCCGAGCTCAAGATCTTCGTGGATGGTCGGCAGTGTTCGTTATCTTCTGTGGAAAGCAGAGTCAAGTGTGGTCTCATCCAGAGAGAACGTGGCAAGCTTTCCCCATCTGATCTGTAAGTATCTCTACTCTTGAACAACTCAAGAACTCTGCATCTGACAGTAACAtatctctctttcttatctcagtttttattttgaaatttgatttattttgagattcatacttattttatgttattttcatCATCTGGCTAttcaaagtttgaatcttttgtggatcagatttaatttttaatgatatttcatATTTGGATTTAGATATGTAAACGGCAACActattggttttatattttgagcaaatgtaatttttttttgtaagtgtGTTTGCATGTttggtgtgtgtgttttctGTTGATTATCTAAGTCATTAATAAAATCGAAGAAGTTGAATTCTCTTAACCGTCTCTTCTACATCTTAATTTCATGTTTCTAAAGTATTCATTTTGTGATTGTTTCATCTCTTGACAGAGGAAAAGCTGTGAAAATGGGAGCCCCAAAGCATAAGTGGACactgaaagaagaagaagctcttaTGGCTGGAGT
This window encodes:
- the LOC106320219 gene encoding uncharacterized protein LOC106320219 — its product is MILETNGKDKKTIEKFKVNEDDERVVIINDEIEEGQIVEQWLDTTQGMTSRSPTKRALKYGELKLLTPSRYEVLNEVNENGDLIDQNEKQKEIVIEVSEVEEKEEEDISIILVNNEDVISEIEAQKEDGRCVTETNKEEEGCEIEANKEVESNEANKENDIRDVENNMEEVQKEEMVKSPTYCEIVRSDAGKVTPHKSTNAEKEDRRELWEDIKAHQDSAMFRGKQWIIMGDFNEILDGEEHSSYQDSGLSSEGMREFESAVQYCRLMDLGCQGPKFTWCNKRQEGLICKKLDRFLVNDIWLHKQDKSYGMFEAGGCSDHLRGRFHLKAEAVGKRRPFQFTNAVAETPEFLKLIEDYWKDTQPLFQSTSALFRFSKSLKGLKPLLRGLSKDKLGDLTKRVTEAYNNLCEKQERLLMGPSGETIKEELLAAERWQRISGIEEKVIKQRSKMHWLQLGDGNNKVYHNAVKVRETRNAIREIKCPSGCVATSHEDIKNEAERFFNEFLSYEPPEIQGVSVEEMQQLLTFRCSNEERAQLTKTVSSEEIRDVLFRMPNDKSPGPDGYTTEFFKASWSIIGKDLTIAVQSFFSKGFLPKGLNTTILALIPKKDNATEMKDYRPISCCNVLYKVISKIIANRLKGTLPNCISHNQSGFVKDMLLIENLLLATEIVKDYHKEDVSPRCALKIDIAKAFDSVHWPFLLNTLRALNIPEQFVHWIELCVCTPSFSVQVNGELAGFFQSKRGLRQGCALSPYLFVICVDVLSHLLDKAASQKIIGYHPRCQNIPLTHLSFADDLLVFTDDTKRSIENVLKIFEDFAAMSGLRISLEKSTLYTAGLSDNQEGDILNAFRFASGELPADSCLIGALTVNQFCYYEYGEFLDVSIQTPNSCLKEIESLYSAFLWSGPDLKTSKAKVSWKDVCLPKQEGGLELRPLKEINVVLGLKLLWRLFSARSSLWVKWIHCYLIRKGSFWSMRSNANGSWMWGKILKLRELDRSYLKMEVNNGKHTSFWYDSWSHLGYLKGRLGDRGTIDLRIKENALVADVLSNHRSRRNRLVIFNEIEDEINKMRANISQDDDIPLWRQKDDRFANQFSTKKTWLYMRQSQPNCNWSKGVWFSQCTPKYTFIAWVAIRNRLQTYDKMQLWNATIDTVCVLCQEEREICQHLFFRCRFSAKIWETLVGGIMKEAFTTDWNVILELIANPRGTLTEGFLLRYTFQTLIHSIWRERNGRKHGEQPKDETVMIRCVDRTIRLKLLAVKGKGKKCFEESLRIWFGTRAQSSVQSEV